The following are encoded together in the Thermomonas brevis genome:
- a CDS encoding Mu-like prophage major head subunit gpT family protein — protein MSQSSIATYDRVSSHTRDLVLDVGSADDSTRRVPAVISTEYAVDRDDYSEVLVHADAAIDMTRAPLPLIEQHQHGRLNIGIVENLRVEGAVLRGDVVFGQSARATELWPDVKAGIVRNLSIGYMVLEHRIEGGTVYATRWQPFEVSLVSIPADPGAGFFRSIDMSNNASVSSVTGNAEQAVRAERTRVAKIRGIAVRHLRGVDGGDALEAEAVESGTDVDDFRAKVLEHLANIDRTAGGLLNKFSQQVSSPAANGGGGESRDFIAASSDALLLRSGVRIAEPHAAARDFRSMSVIDMAAACVQRTGRSLTGETAQGILRRAMSTSDFPALLGDTLGKAMRNGMENEQATHRVWCAITEAADFRVQSRVILGSAPDLLGVGELGEYQNGPLQEDKSTLVPAKFGRIVSLSWESLLADNLGGFVNIGRSLGQAAMRVEADSIYTALISNSLSGPDLADGIALFDGGRNNAVSVATGTGKPMTAAALGAARAKLRRQVNVGGGLLNLAPRTLIVPPERETEAEILVASSTIHRGQADADASTPAWIGALTVVAEPRLVNTDTFYLVADQNTIGTGEIAVVDDSPHIEEIEEPRVDSFSWKARHAFAAGFVDFRGIVKVTLTT, from the coding sequence ATGAGCCAGTCCAGCATCGCCACCTATGATCGGGTAAGCAGCCACACGCGCGACTTGGTGCTTGACGTAGGATCTGCAGACGACAGCACGCGGCGCGTGCCTGCCGTGATTTCCACAGAATACGCGGTGGATCGCGACGACTACAGCGAAGTGCTGGTGCATGCCGATGCCGCGATCGACATGACGCGCGCACCGCTTCCCTTGATCGAACAGCACCAGCATGGCCGGCTGAATATCGGCATCGTGGAGAACCTGCGCGTTGAAGGCGCGGTGCTACGCGGTGATGTGGTGTTCGGGCAAAGCGCGCGAGCCACTGAACTGTGGCCGGACGTGAAAGCTGGCATCGTCCGCAACCTTTCAATCGGCTACATGGTGCTGGAGCACCGAATCGAAGGCGGCACCGTCTATGCGACGCGCTGGCAGCCCTTCGAAGTGAGCCTCGTTTCCATCCCGGCCGATCCCGGCGCGGGCTTCTTCAGGAGCATCGACATGAGCAATAACGCATCCGTTTCCTCTGTTACGGGCAACGCCGAACAAGCCGTGCGCGCCGAACGCACGCGCGTGGCCAAGATTCGTGGCATTGCCGTTCGGCATCTCCGCGGCGTGGATGGCGGCGACGCGCTGGAAGCCGAAGCCGTCGAATCCGGCACCGATGTCGATGACTTCCGCGCGAAGGTTCTGGAACACCTCGCTAACATCGACCGCACGGCGGGTGGCCTGCTCAACAAGTTCAGCCAGCAGGTTTCCAGTCCGGCAGCCAACGGCGGCGGTGGCGAGAGTCGCGACTTCATTGCCGCATCGAGCGATGCGCTGCTGTTGCGTTCGGGTGTCCGCATTGCCGAACCCCACGCGGCGGCACGCGACTTCCGCAGCATGAGCGTGATCGACATGGCCGCCGCCTGCGTCCAGCGCACCGGGCGGTCGCTCACGGGTGAAACGGCGCAAGGCATCCTGCGCCGCGCCATGTCCACGTCCGACTTCCCGGCGCTGCTTGGCGACACGCTGGGCAAGGCGATGCGTAACGGCATGGAGAACGAGCAGGCCACACATCGCGTCTGGTGCGCCATTACTGAGGCCGCCGATTTCCGCGTGCAGAGCCGCGTCATCCTGGGCAGCGCTCCCGATCTACTGGGTGTGGGCGAACTCGGCGAGTACCAGAATGGGCCGTTGCAAGAGGACAAGTCCACGCTGGTTCCGGCGAAGTTCGGCCGCATCGTGTCGCTGAGTTGGGAAAGCCTGCTGGCTGACAACCTGGGCGGATTCGTGAACATCGGCCGCAGCCTTGGCCAAGCCGCAATGCGTGTGGAAGCCGATTCCATCTACACGGCGCTCATCTCCAATTCCCTCTCCGGCCCGGACCTGGCCGATGGCATCGCCCTGTTCGATGGCGGCCGCAACAATGCGGTGAGTGTAGCCACCGGCACCGGCAAGCCCATGACCGCCGCGGCACTCGGTGCGGCACGCGCGAAGCTGCGCCGGCAAGTCAACGTCGGCGGCGGTCTGCTGAACCTGGCGCCTCGCACGCTCATTGTCCCGCCCGAACGGGAAACCGAGGCCGAAATCCTGGTGGCGAGTTCGACCATACACCGCGGCCAAGCGGATGCCGATGCGTCCACGCCTGCATGGATCGGCGCGCTGACCGTGGTCGCGGAACCCCGGTTGGTGAATACGGACACGTTCTACTTGGTGGCCGACCAGAACACAATCGGCACCGGTGAGATCGCCGTGGTCGACGACTCGCCACACATCGAGGAAATCGAGGAGCCGCGCGTCGACAGTTTCAGCTGGAAGGCGCGCCATGCGTTCGCGGCCGGATTCGTGGACTTCCGGGGCATCGTGAAGGTCACCCTGACCACCTGA
- a CDS encoding DUF6289 family protein, translating to MRKYVRHIAAVCVLLAIAAVAYAAPANGYEITYYDQYGNVVGEKALYCNGVRFQWGEVTSSFSKDTWSCSGGGP from the coding sequence ATGAGAAAGTACGTCCGGCACATTGCAGCCGTATGCGTTCTCCTTGCGATTGCAGCGGTCGCCTACGCGGCACCGGCCAATGGCTACGAAATCACCTACTACGATCAATACGGCAACGTCGTTGGCGAAAAAGCGCTCTACTGCAATGGCGTGCGATTCCAGTGGGGCGAAGTCACAAGCTCTTTCAGCAAGGACACTTGGAGCTGCTCCGGAGGCGGCCCCTGA